In the genome of Arachis stenosperma cultivar V10309 chromosome 6, arast.V10309.gnm1.PFL2, whole genome shotgun sequence, the window ATAAGaagatattaaattaattaacaaataaatctAATTTATTGATTGATGGGAAAAATATTTTGTCGGTATTTATTTTTAAGTGTTTGTTTGGGtgttattattttgataaaaaaaaatttgttaaaattttttttattttttagtgtatttgataaatttttaataataaaaataaaaacacttaaaaataaaaaatatttttttaaaaaagttataatttattttttaaaagatttttttaaatatcttttttaaaaagctaaaatttatatttttttaaaagatttttttaaaatattttttatataataaataaataaaaaaatacttttatattgttatagaGTAAACTACCATTTGTACCCACGAAAGTTGAATACGCTGACATATGTACCtatagaaaaaagaaattaccatttgtacccataaaaaattgtttttacaggcaaaattatccaaaccctaaaaaattatctaaaatccCTAAATTACCCTTATCTTCACCACTACACCACCTCCTTCACCCAATCACCTTTCTAACCCTAACCCTCTTCACCCAACCACCACCCATCTTTCCCTTTCTAATCTCAAATTCCACCACCACCCTCTTCACCCACCCACCACCCCTCTTTCCCTTTCTAACACACTCTCACCATTACTTTTCAGTCAGTCCCCATTGCTGCTCCAATGGCTCATTGCCACACCCTCCTCTCTTTCATCCTCACAGTCACAGCAACACTTGTTGTCTTTTCTCCGGAGAAGAAAAGCACCTTCACGGTGCAAGTCCACCATGAAGCCAACATCAACATATCCCAGCCATTATCCTcttcaaaatcacaaaaataaaaaacttagaTCAAATTGAAGAATAGAACATATAtagattcaaaataaaatcttaatttCTTAGAACATTCACAAAAAATTGTCAATTTCTCATATTCAAGATCACTATCTCGTTACAGAATagagtttctctctctcctttctctctctctctatctgaATCTCATCATAGCCATGGCTGGCACTGGCATCCACCCCTATCACCAGCAATGGCCCCCTGCGGCTGCCGCTCCTCCCCCCGTCATCTCCTGCCGCCGCACCTGCTCCCCTTACTCCTCCCCACCCCGCCGAAGAGGTAGCTCTCCTTTTCACCTTCTTACAACTTTCTTGCTTGAAAAATGGGAAAGTGATTTGTGTATTGGGTTAGGTTCGAACGATATTCAACCCAGGGCTTCTGGAGGACGTGAAGGAGAGGAAGCTACTAAATCTGATGCGGTGGCTTTCCGGATTTGAAGCGTCTCAGCTGAATTTCAAGGTCGAAAAGCTGGCGCGGTGGCGAGGAGAAGCTGGCGTGGTGCTCCTGGGCTGGCGGAGGTTCGCAACGTTGCTAGCGGAGAAGGGTGAAACGATGATGAGAAGGGTGAGAAGTGGTTTGTGGTTGATGCTGGGATTGGGTGGCTGAAAACATTGAGAGAGAGGAGGGAGGAAAGAGATGATAGTGTGGAGAGAAGGATAATTTAGggattttagataattttttaggatttggataattttgcctgtaaaaataattttttatgagtacaaatggtaatttcttttttctatgGGTACATATGTCAGCGTATTCAACTTTCGTGAGTACAAATAGTAGTTTACTCATTGTTATATCTAAACATAATTAAACCAAAAGAGCAATACCTAACCGACTATCATTCTATCAAACCAAAAGACGAAACCACCCTACGTACATGCACTTTATCCACAAGGGCAAATCCGTCCTTTTAAAGTATCGTATCCTACTAGGTTAACGCTTAACGCCATTTACCTCCTTCGccgataaaaaaaaaaaaaaaggcgcAGCACACTGCGAAGAAGAATCTCCTGATTTTGCTTCTTCGCATATTCTTTTCGCCTCTcgtcttttcttttttctctttaaattcgATAAACTGAGTGTAGTTTGAGaatttctttggtttttatttttcgaaattttctgtGGTGAAATTGTAAGAGAATGggagttccggcgttttaccgGTGGCTGGCGGAGAAGTATCCGATGGTGGTTGTCGATGCCGTCGAGGAGGAACCGGTGGTGATCGACGGAATCGCGATTCCAGTGGATACGAGCAAGAAGAACCCTAACAACCTTGAATACGATAATCTGTACCTCGATATGAACGGCATCATTCACCCTTGTTTTCACCCCGAGGATAGGGTATGTGACAGTAACCCTAATTTGGTTCATGCtgtgttctttcttttttctatttttactgAATTTTGTTGAAGTTGGATAATTAACGTTTTAGGAGTTTGCACATTATTTAGTACTATATATATGCAATAGTTTACGTAGTGGAAAATGTTGAGGTAGGTCAACTAGTTTATTTGGATTTGAGgtgtggatttttttttaatttattggttTATTGTAATGTGCAGCCATCTCCGACTTCATTTGATGAGGTGTTCCAGTGCATGTTTGACTACATTGATAGGCTGTTTGTGATTGTCCGGCCTAGGAAGCTGCTCTACATGGCTATTGGTGTGTTGATGATTACGTTGTTTCTCTATTTCTCTGtttatgtttgttagtgaagaTTGTTTATCGAGTTTCAACTTGTAGATGGTGTGGCACCGAGGGCTAAAATGAATCAGCAACGGTCTAGGCGGTTCAGAGCAGCAAAAGATGCAGCTGACGCAGTATGTGATGCTAAATTTTTTGTCCCATTAGTTTGGTACTGTGTGCTGTTTTGACAGTTTCGAATTATTATCAACTTTAGTGTTCCATAGAAGTTAATTTCTAGCACTTGCATGGCTGTTTTAACAGTTGCATTTGAATGCTTGAATCCTCCCAGATATCTTGTTACTTATGAATATTGAAACTCACAGCACTCTAATTTTGAGTGTTATTCTAACATATCTACTCTTGAAAATTTGTGTTTTGGTTTTGTGGTTATCTTCTAGTAACAACTAAGATATGCTTTTTCCCCAAGTGTGAGATGATTCTACATTATAGTCCCTTGAAAGGCTGTTTGCTTGCATCCCTTCTTTGCTGGATAACGTGGTTGGCTTTTTGTTAGTGATATCAACAAAAGGAAAATTTGGAATAGATATTCAGATATGATTCTGCTTTgttttttcttcatcttttcctGTTTCTGGTTGATAGGCTGCTGAAGAAACTAGGTTAAGAGAGGAATTTGAGAGGGAGGGCAGAAAGCTTCCTCCCAAAGAAGAGTCCCAGACTTTCGATTCAAATGTCATTACACCTGGAACTGAATTTATGGCTGTTTTATCAATTGCGCTCCAGTATTATGTTCATCTTAGGTTAAACAATGACCCTGGTTGGCAGAATATAAAGGTATCAAGAACATTGTATCTAAATTGTTCGGCTGCTGCATAGTGTGTTGTGGTGAACATGGTATCAACTATACGTCTTTGTTGTCTGCAGGTTATTCTTTCAGATGCAAATGTTCCTGGTGAGGGGGAGCATAAGATTATGTCCTATATACGGTTACAGAGGAATCTTGAAGGTTATGATCCAAATACAAGACATTGCCTGTATGGTTTGGTATATATCTTACTTCCAATATTCggtattttttaatattcaaTTTCTTTTTAGCTTCCACTCTATATCCTTTTTTGCGTTTGAAAATGACTTGATTAACTTGTTCTTATCATTTTGTTGTCTAATAGGATGCTGATTTGATTATGTTGGCTTTAGCTACCCATGAAGTGCACTTTTCAATTCTAAGAGAGGTTTGTAACTACCACATTTATTTCTTATGAATATCAGAATTGGAACATATCAGCATGTAAAATAGTTCCATAATGTTATCAATGAAGAATTGTTATTATCATCCTTTATACATTTCTTTTCCTTGCATAATTGCACTCTTCCCGTCAAACTTCACAAGTGGTTGAGGGTTTTGTAAATAATGTTTCATTGCAGGTTGTATTTACTCCCGGTCAAGACAAATGTTTCCTCTGTGGTCAGATGGGTCACATGGCTGCTGACTGTGAAGGAAAGGCAAAAAGAAAGGCCGGAGAATTTGATGAAAAAGGAGATCCTATTGTGGTTAAAAAGCCTTACCAGGTTAGGGTTTGTGATCAATTTTATGTCAATAGAATTTTTAACTGCATGTGACAATGTAACTTCTACTCATTGCCGTGCTGTATATTTATTTGTAGTTTCTAAACATTTGGACATTGAGGGAATATCTGGAGTATGAGATGAGAATTCCGAATCCTTCATTTGAGATTGATTTTGAGCGAATTGTTGATGACTTTATCTTCATGTGCTTTTTTGTTGGCAATGATTTCCTTCCCCATATGCCTACACTAGAAATTAGAGAGGTATGGCACTATTGGTCTGGTCTTGCTCTCTAATGTAATGATCGCCATTTTTTTAAGTATTAGTTATCCCATTTTTTCTAATTGCTTCATTTTTTCTTTAGGGTGCAATTAACTTGCTTCTAGCAGTATACAAGAAGGAGTTCAATGCACTAGGTGGTTATTTAACCAAAGGAAGTAAGGTATTTGATGGTAATTTTGTTGGTATACAACATACAAGTATATTCCAAATCTATGTGGTGTTGCTGTTTGTGTATAATCTATTTTCCCCCTTTACTCAGCCAAATTTGGATAGAGTGGAGCACTTTATTCAGGCTGTTGGAGCTTATGAAGATAGAATTTTCCAGAAAAGAGCTCGATTGCATCAGGTCTGTCCAGCATTTAATGTTACATTACTGCCCATATTAGCTTGCAGTTGTCTTTGATGAATGGTCAAATTCTGCccaaaaaaatgttatttatgtATTATGCGTAAATCTGGTCTTAAGTAAATGAAGAGCTGACGCTTTGTTATGCAAGAATTGCCAATGTGGAATTGTCTAGATGTATATGAAATTATAAATcagattttttattttccatATGTTCTTGGATTTTTTACACAAATAAAGGGACTCATCAGCAAATCGAAGCTCATaaccctatatatatatatatatatatatatatatatatagtttatgTATTGTTAGAAATAGATATCTTACAAGTGgctctgaatttttttttttttccggtTCTGAATCCattgtataattttattatttgttatgtCATCAGCGACAAGCAGAAAGAATTAAGCGGGATAAGGCTCATTCAAGGAGGGGAGATGATGCCCagcctcaatttcaaccagagtCTCTAGTTGCAGTTTCACGATTTCATGGTTCTCGTCTTGCTTCAGCTCCAACGCCTTCACCATTTCAACAATCTGGGCACCATGATCCCAGCTCATCTGGGAAAGACCATAGGAGTGCATCTGAGGCGCTCCCAAAAGTTGCTAAGCTATCTTCTGGGGCAACTGTTGCTGCTGCTATTGTTGAAGCTGAGAATAGTCTTGAAATAGATGTATGTTTTCCTGCTTCAGGAGAGGCATTCTTTAGAACTAATATATGGGCTAACCTATGACTGGGTATGAGCCTGGCAAGTAGTTAAAAATGCACTGTCATACTGTCATTATCATTTAAAGGGTTTTATGATgagcttattattattattattattattattattattattatctgcATGTTGTTTAACAGTAGTGTTTTCTTAATACTTTTCAGTTTCAAGATAACAAAGACGAATTGAAAGCAAAACTAAAGGAGGTACTTCGTGAGAAATCTGATGTATTCAATTCACAAAATTCCGGAGAGGATAAGGTAATTTAGAATTGATATATTTGTGATTTTTATTGGTGTTGCTATCTATTAATTCTTGCAGTTCAATTTGTATTCAATTTGTGACGTGAAATATGAGTGATTTTTACGTGCACAGATTTCATGTATATTTCTTTGTTTGACAGATCAAATTGGGAGAACCAGGCTGGAAAGAGAGATATTATGATGAGAAGTTCTCGGCTAAAACTCCCGAGGAACTTGAAATGATACGGAAAGATGTTGTAAGTTGACAAGTTTGATTGTTGTGGTTGCCAACTTTGATTCGTGTAGATGTGTAGGTTTTCATATTGCTGTTTATTTTTAGGTTTTGAAATACACTGAAGGCTTGTGTTGGGTGATGCACTATTATTACGAAGGTGTTTGTTCTTGGCAATGGTAAGTTCCTTTTGTGGTTTTCTCAAGTGTTATGTTTATCTGTTGTCTCTGGACTCTGGTTGTCTTTCTTCTGCCTCACATGTGACTTGTAGTTATAAAATTTTGGAAATTAAATGTTAATTTTGACATTTGTTTTATATAAAAGATAGTCCATCATTAGACTGTGAAAAGGGATGGAAGGAAGCCACAGCCACGGAGATAATAagaatttcttttctttttatgtatttatgcttctttagattttattttaattatgtttcCTTTATCTAGTTTATAtcctctaatattccttgttttCTTATCAATCTAAATTATGTTTATCTCTTTCcatattaaacaggttttatcCTTATCATTATGCCCCGTTTGCATCTGATCTCAAGGACCTTGGGAGTCTTGATATTAACTTTACACTGGGTACCCCATTCAAACCTTTTGACCAACTTCTTGGGGTTTTCCCTGCTGCGAGGTCTGTCCTCTACCCCTTTTTTCCCCGTAAGATAATTAAAACTATACTTCAAGTGAGGTGGTAACTTTGGCTTGTTTGCAGCTCACATGCCCTTCCTCAACCATATAGGAAACTTATGACAGAAGCTGACTCACCAATCATTGATTTTTATCCAGTTGGTATGGCTTTAATTTTGATTGGTTGAATTTTTAAGaagatttttggaatttttatgcATGATGTGTAATTTTCTTACCTCAAATTTTCTTGCTATGTGTCAGACTTTGAAGTGGACATGAATGGCAAACGCTATTCTTGGCAGGTTTGTTCCTCATTTACCGTTTttctagaaaatctattttcCACACAATGGCAACAATTTATAATATCATCTTTCCTTTTTGTAGGGTATTGCAAAGTTGCCTTTTATTGATGAAGCACGTCTTCTTGCAGAAGttaaaaaagttgaaaaattgTTAACAGTATGGCTCTGCTCTTCTGCGTTCATTTTTTTAcgtatttttattgttttagtGAACCCTTGGTTTTCTGTTTTATGCTGATTTTCATTTCGTCTTCTTTGTACcccattataaaaaaaaaagccagAGGAGATGAGGCGAAATGCTATCATGTTTGACTTGCTTTTCGTAAATTCCTGTCATCCACTTTCTGCATGCATAAGTACACTTGACAACAAATGCAGAAACATGTCCGACAGTGAGCGTGTTGATGTCAAAGAACAAATCAATCCCAAAGAAAGGTCAGTGGATCTTGCTTTTGGCAATTTTGTAGACAAATAATGtgctttttattttctacaagatttcatattttattaaatagtttttttaaaaaattaaaaattatattgcCTTACTATTATAAATCTTGTTTTCAATCATGATTTGGTGATCAAACAGGATGCTGGGAAATAGATATATGAAATTAAAAAGCTCACTTGCTTATAAAATGTTCTTATGTTAGAATAATTTCTTAAGTGCTAGGCTGGAATTAGTATTCATTGCCTGGCATTTTTCATGTATGGCAACATGACAAGGGGAACATAATCCTTGCATCTGTGTGGATATATGTTTGTTTTGATTTGGGCGTGTTATAATGATAGTTTGTAACTGATACTGAGGAGTAAGAAGCAACTGTTTGACAAAGCACCCATGGTATTTCTATGTTCATTTATATGTTTCAATTTCCATGAGCGCAGGCAGAATTATGTCTTGATGGAATGGATTAACATTATAGTTTTCATATTCATAATGCATTCTGCAACCCACTCCCCCCCAAACCCAAAAATTGCATTCATAATGAGAATTTTTAAGTTCTGCCTGGACTATTTTCTGATGTTATTTAGGTATACGTGCAGTGGTGGAATGAATGGTTTTATATCCTTATGTGGTGGAGAGCCTTGCCCTCCTATCTTTAGGTCTCCTGTTGAAGGCATGGAAGATATTATGGACAATCATGTCATGTAAGAATTATTTTTTCCGAAATTGTGACCAACATtgttttttgccttggatctgAAGATTTATGCGCTgatttttcacattttttgaATTGCTTTTTTCAGATGTGCCATATACAGACTCCCACAGGCGCATAAACACATTACTCGACCACCACCAGGAGTTAAATTTCCAAAGAAGGTAGTTTAATATTCTGCTGCTGCTTTATTTATACTCCATAAATGTGCACCATACTGTACAAAGTCTGTTAAATTTAGCCTGCTTCTACATGTTTTCTTTCCATAGCTTATTGACACAGGTGGTAATAAAATTGTTATTGTGCAGACTGTGACTCTTGGGGATATGAAACCTGAACCAGTATTATGGCATGAAGATTCTGGTGGGAGACGGGGTGGTGGGGATAATGGGAGGTATATCTTACGATAATTAAgtttggttaaagttgtgatttATTGTTCATTTGTTTGTGTATAAGATCTTGTCATCTAGGTTGCTAAATTGACCGGGACTCGTGTTCTGTTTCAGGAGAAACCCTCCAGGATCTATTTCTGGTCGAGAGCTTGGAGATGCAGCACACAGATTAGTAGCGAATTCCTTACAAGCAAAAGGTGCCAACAATGGATATCGCTATCCGATTAATGGACCACCTCCATCTTACGCACCACCAATGGCTCACCAAAGATTGCCTCCCTACAATTATGAATCACACCCAGGATACGGTGCCATGCCACCTTCTGTGATGCCTCCACTCCAGGGCCAGCAGCCTTATCGACCTTATGCTACTGTCCCTACCCAACAGTATGGTTATAATCAGCCATATCAGCTGCCTCCCCCGGCAATGtacaatcatcatcatcaaccacCTGGTTCTTATGAAAGAAATAACCACCAACACCCCCCACGATCAAACCATTATGGAAGAAATCATGGTAGTGGGGGAAGTGGGAGGGATGGATACCAACCATCAGGTAATAATCACAATGCCAGGTATCCAAATGCGTCGCAAGGGGCATTTGGTAGTCATCATCAAGATGTTCGACATCATGGCCAAGGTTACCAACCATCTAGACATCACCAGAATTGGGCTCCAAGGAATGACGAAAATGGCCCCAGGGATTATGGGCACCAACATTCGGCCAATCAATTTTCTTCTTTGGACAGAAGGGGAAACAGGAAGCCAATGCCACCACCTGGTTATAGTCGCAGATAAATTCATTTCCTCTAGGGTAAGAATAATCGCAATCCTCTAAAATGGTTGATATCTGATATTGTTGTACCGTATGTTTTTCTTTAGTTTAGGTGAAAGTTTGAGAGTTGTACCATTAGTTTCTATTCATTGTTTTAATCTGAGCTCATGCTCCGTCAATTTTTCATCAAATAGATTATAGTGGTCAATTATAACCCTTGAACTCAGGTTTGATTGCATTTTCAAATTTATAGGttattttattgtgtaattCTATTTTA includes:
- the LOC130935003 gene encoding 5'-3' exoribonuclease 3 isoform X2; the encoded protein is MGVPAFYRWLAEKYPMVVVDAVEEEPVVIDGIAIPVDTSKKNPNNLEYDNLYLDMNGIIHPCFHPEDRPSPTSFDEVFQCMFDYIDRLFVIVRPRKLLYMAIDGVAPRAKMNQQRSRRFRAAKDAADAAAEETRLREEFEREGRKLPPKEESQTFDSNVITPGTEFMAVLSIALQYYVHLRLNNDPGWQNIKVILSDANVPGEGEHKIMSYIRLQRNLEGYDPNTRHCLYGLDADLIMLALATHEVHFSILREVVFTPGQDKCFLCGQMGHMAADCEGKAKRKAGEFDEKGDPIVVKKPYQFLNIWTLREYLEYEMRIPNPSFEIDFERIVDDFIFMCFFVGNDFLPHMPTLEIREGAINLLLAVYKKEFNALGGYLTKGSKPNLDRVEHFIQAVGAYEDRIFQKRARLHQRQAERIKRDKAHSRRGDDAQPQFQPESLVAVSRFHGSRLASAPTPSPFQQSGHHDPSSSGKDHRSASEALPKVAKLSSGATVAAAIVEAENSLEIDFQDNKDELKAKLKEVLREKSDVFNSQNSGEDKIKLGEPGWKERYYDEKFSAKTPEELEMIRKDVVLKYTEGLCWVMHYYYEGVCSWQWFYPYHYAPFASDLKDLGSLDINFTLGTPFKPFDQLLGVFPAASSHALPQPYRKLMTEADSPIIDFYPVDFEVDMNGKRYSWQGIAKLPFIDEARLLAEVKKVEKLLTPEEMRRNAIMFDLLFVNSCHPLSACISTLDNKCRNMSDSERVDVKEQINPKESGGMNGFISLCGGEPCPPIFRSPVEGMEDIMDNHVICAIYRLPQAHKHITRPPPGVKFPKKTVTLGDMKPEPVLWHEDSGGRRGGGDNGRRNPPGSISGRELGDAAHRLVANSLQAKGANNGYRYPINGPPPSYAPPMAHQRLPPYNYESHPGYGAMPPSVMPPLQGQQPYRPYATVPTQQYGYNQPYQLPPPAMYNHHHQPPGSYERNNHQHPPRSNHYGRNHGSGGSGRDGYQPSGNNHNARYPNASQGAFGSHHQDVRHHGQGYQPSRHHQNWAPRNDENGPRDYGHQHSANQFSSLDRRGNRKPMPPPGYSRR
- the LOC130935003 gene encoding 5'-3' exoribonuclease 3 isoform X1, with protein sequence MGVPAFYRWLAEKYPMVVVDAVEEEPVVIDGIAIPVDTSKKNPNNLEYDNLYLDMNGIIHPCFHPEDRPSPTSFDEVFQCMFDYIDRLFVIVRPRKLLYMAIDGVAPRAKMNQQRSRRFRAAKDAADAAAEETRLREEFEREGRKLPPKEESQTFDSNVITPGTEFMAVLSIALQYYVHLRLNNDPGWQNIKVILSDANVPGEGEHKIMSYIRLQRNLEGYDPNTRHCLYGLDADLIMLALATHEVHFSILREVVFTPGQDKCFLCGQMGHMAADCEGKAKRKAGEFDEKGDPIVVKKPYQFLNIWTLREYLEYEMRIPNPSFEIDFERIVDDFIFMCFFVGNDFLPHMPTLEIREGAINLLLAVYKKEFNALGGYLTKGSKPNLDRVEHFIQAVGAYEDRIFQKRARLHQRQAERIKRDKAHSRRGDDAQPQFQPESLVAVSRFHGSRLASAPTPSPFQQSGHHDPSSSGKDHRSASEALPKVAKLSSGATVAAAIVEAENSLEIDFQDNKDELKAKLKEVLREKSDVFNSQNSGEDKIKLGEPGWKERYYDEKFSAKTPEELEMIRKDVVLKYTEGLCWVMHYYYEGVCSWQWFYPYHYAPFASDLKDLGSLDINFTLGTPFKPFDQLLGVFPAASSHALPQPYRKLMTEADSPIIDFYPVDFEVDMNGKRYSWQGIAKLPFIDEARLLAEVKKVEKLLTPEEMRRNAIMFDLLFVNSCHPLSACISTLDNKCRNMSDSERVDVKEQINPKERYTCSGGMNGFISLCGGEPCPPIFRSPVEGMEDIMDNHVICAIYRLPQAHKHITRPPPGVKFPKKTVTLGDMKPEPVLWHEDSGGRRGGGDNGRRNPPGSISGRELGDAAHRLVANSLQAKGANNGYRYPINGPPPSYAPPMAHQRLPPYNYESHPGYGAMPPSVMPPLQGQQPYRPYATVPTQQYGYNQPYQLPPPAMYNHHHQPPGSYERNNHQHPPRSNHYGRNHGSGGSGRDGYQPSGNNHNARYPNASQGAFGSHHQDVRHHGQGYQPSRHHQNWAPRNDENGPRDYGHQHSANQFSSLDRRGNRKPMPPPGYSRR